A part of Antechinus flavipes isolate AdamAnt ecotype Samford, QLD, Australia chromosome 6, AdamAnt_v2, whole genome shotgun sequence genomic DNA contains:
- the DPP3 gene encoding dipeptidyl peptidase 3: MADPQYILPNDIGVASLDCREAFGLLSPTERLYAHHLSRAAWYGGLVVLLQTSPEAPHIYALLSRLFRAQDPEQLKECALKEGLTEDEYQAFLVYAAGIYANMGNYKSFGDTKFVPNLPKEKLERLVLGSRAAQEHPEEMGGLWQVCGDLMFSLEPQQRHLGLGNEGTTTYFSENCTLEDAKLAQSFLDSQNLSAYNTRLFKGADADGKPFFEVRLASILREETTPDSDMTPKLKSYEFEGCQFQVTRGDYSPLLQKVVQHLEKAKAYAANGLQEHMLSQYIESFTQGSIDAHKKGSRYWIQDKGPIVESYIGFIESYRDPFGSRGEFEGFVAVVNKSMSAKFERLVESAEQLLKELPWPPAFEKDKFLTPDFTSLDVLTFAGSGIPAGINIPNYDDLRQKDGFKNVSLGNVLAVAYATQREKLTFLEEEDKDLYIRWKGPSFEVQVGLHELLGHGSGKLFVQDDKGAFNFDQNTVINPETGEQIRSWYRSGETWDSKFSTIASSYEECRAESVGLYLCLHPRVLEIFGLDGPEAEDVVYVNWLNMVRAGLLGLEFYTPETSSWRQAHMQARFVILRVLLEAGEGLVTVVPTTGSDGRPDARVRLDRHKIRSVGKPALERFLRRLQVLKSTGDVAAGRALYQGYSAVTDAAPENFLALRETVLLRKEARKLIVQPNTCLEGSQVQLLEYDASAAGLIRSFSERFPEDGPLLEDVLTGLAKADAHFWRGPTVVAAPRA; this comes from the exons ATGGCGGACCCCCAGTACATCCTCCCCAATGACATTGGCGTGGCCAGCCTCGACTGCCGGGAGGCCTTTGGCCTGCTGTCCCCCACGGAGCGGCTCTACGCGCACCATCTGTCCCGGGCCGCCTGGTACGGGGGCCTGGTCGTCTTACTGCAGACGTCCCCCGAGGCCCCCCACATCTACGCTCTCCTAAGCCGCCTCTTCCGGGCTCAGGACCCCGAGCAGCTCAAAGAGTGCGCCCTGAAGGAGGGGCTCACGGAGGACGAATACCAg GCTTTCCTGGTTTATGCCGCGGGGATCTACGCCAACATGGGGAACTACAAGTCTTTTGGAGACACCAAGTTTGTTCCCAACTTGCCCAAG GAGAAGCTGGAACGGTTAGTGCTGGGGAGCCGGGCTGCGCAGGAGCACCCAGAAGAAATGGGGGGGCTCTGGCAGGTCTGTGGGGATCTCATGTTCTCCCTGGAGCCCCAGCAGCGCCACCTTGGCCTGGGAAATGAG GGCACCACCACGTATTTCTCGGAGAACTGTACCTTGGAAGACGCCAAGCTGGCGCAGAGCTTCTTGGATTCGCAG AACCTCAGTGCCTACAACACCAGGCTGTTCAAGGGGGCGGACGCAGACGGGAAGCCGTTCTTTGAGGTGCGCCTGGCCTCTATCCTCCGAGAAG AGACCACCCCGGACTCCGACATGACGCCGAAGCTGAAGAGCTACGAGTTTGAGGGCTGCCAGTTCCAGGTGACCCGGGGAGACTACTCCCCCCTCCTGCAGAAAGTGGTGCAGCACCTGGAGAAAGCCAAG GCCTACGCAGCCAACGGCCTCCAGGAGCACATGCTGAGCCAGTACATCGAGAGCTTCACGCAGGGCTCCATCGACGCCCACAAGAAGGGCTCCAGATACTGGATTCAGGACAAGGGCCCCATCGTGGAGAG CTACATCGGCTTCATCGAGAGTTACCGAGACCCCTTCGGCTCCCGCGGAGAGTTTGAAG GGTTCGTAGCCGTGGTGAACAAGTCCATGAGCGCCAAGTTTGAGCGGCTGGTGGAGAGCGCGGAGCAGCTGCTGAAGGAGCTGCCCTGGCCCCCGGCCTTCGAGAAGGACAAGTTCCTGACCCCGGACTTCACCTCGCTGGACGTGCTCACTTTCGCGGGCTCCGGGATCCCAGCTGGCATCAACATCCCCAACT ATGACGACCTTCGCCAGAAGGACGGCTTCAAGAACGTGTCTCTGGGCAACGTGCTCGCCGTGGCCTACGCCACCCAGCGCGAGAAGCTCACCTTCCTGGAAGAAGAGGACAAG GACCTCTACATCCGATGGAAGGGGCCGTCCTTCGAAGTCCAGGTGGGGCTGCACGAGCTGCTGGGCCACGGCAGCGGGAAGCTCTTTGTGCAG GATGACAAGGGAGCGTTCAACTTTGACCAGAACACTGTGATCAACCCAGAAACGGGGGAGCAG ATCAGGAGCTGGTACCGGAGCGGTGAGACCTGGGACAGCAAATTCAGCACCATCGCCTCCAGTTACGAGGAGTGCCGGGCTGAGAGCGTGGGGCTCTACCTCTGCCTTCACCCCCGAGTCCTGGA GATCTTTGGGCTGGACGGCCCCGAGGCGGAGGACGTGGTCTACGTGAACTGGCTGAACATGGTGCGGGCCGGGCTGCTGGGCCTGGAATTCTACACCCCAGAGACGTCCAGCTGGAGACAG GCACACATGCAGGCCCGCTTCGTGATCCTGAGGGTCCTGTTGGAGGCCGGAGAGGGCCTGGTCACGGTGGTGCCCACCACCGGCTCCGACGGGCGGCCGGATGCCCGGGTCCGCTTGGATCGGCACAAGATCCGCTCGGTTGGCAAGCCTGCCCTGGAACGGTTCCTGCGGCGACTCCAG gtGCTGAAATCGACAGGCGACGTGGCCGCCGGGCGGGCGCTCTACCAGGGCTACTCCGCGGTCACTGACGCTGCCCCTGAAAACTTCCTTGCCCTGCGTGAGACGGTGCTGCTGCGCAAGGAGGCCCGCAAGCTCATCGTGCAGCCCAACACCTGCCTGGAAG GCTCCCAGGTGCAGCTCCTGGAGTACGACGCCTCGGCCGCCGGCCTCATCCGCTCCTTCTCCGAGCGCTTCCCCGAGGACGGGCCCTTGCTGGAGGATGTGCTCACGGGGCTGGCCAAGGCTGACGCCCACTTCTGGAGGGGCCCCACCGTGGTCGCGGCCCCTCGGGCCTGA
- the PELI3 gene encoding E3 ubiquitin-protein ligase pellino homolog 3 isoform X2, producing MVLEGSTDVGTPGSLGLRQTSAKAPRILPAPPPDTLLLGKEPVKYGELIVLGYNGSLASGDKGRRRSRLALSRRPQANGVKPDVVHHISTPLVSKALSNRGQHSISYTLSRSHSVIVEYTHDNDTDMFQIGRSTENMIDFVVTDTTPGGVAGEGPAAQSTISRYACRVICERWPPYTARIYAAGFDASSNIFLGVENESNVLRDGSLIDLCGATLLWRTPAGLLRAPTLKQLEAQRQEANAARPQCPVGLSTLAFPSPARGRDVPDKQQPWVYVRCGHVHGYHSWGCRRERGPQERECPLCRLVGPYVPLWLGQEAGLCLDPGPPSHAFAPCGHVCSEKTARYWAQTPLPHGTHAFHAACPFCGAWLTGENGCVRLIFQGPLD from the exons ATGGTGTTGGAAGGCAGCACTGACGTGGGGACCCCAGGATCCCTGGGCCTCCGGCAGACCAGCGCCAAAGCCCCCCGAATCCTTCCCGCTCCTCCTCCGGACACTTTGCTGCTGGGCAAGGAGCCTGTCAAATATGGGGAACTCATCGTGCTGGG CTACAACGGGTCCCTGGCCAGCGGAGACAAGGGCCGCCGCCGCAGCCGCCTGGCGCTGAGCCGCAGGCCCCAGGCCAACGGGGTGAAGCCCGACGTGGTCCACCACATCTCCACCCCCCTCGTGTCCAAA GCGCTGAGTAACCGGGGCCAGCACAGCATCTCCTACACGCTGTCCCGGAGCCACTCGGTCATCGTGGAGTACACCCACGACAATGACACGGACATGTTCCAG ATCGGCCGCTCTACGGAGAACATGATCGACTTCGTGGTCACCGACACGACCCCCGGGGGAGTAGCCGGGGAGGGCCCCGCTGCCCAGAGCACCATCTCGCGGTACGCCTGCCGGGTCATCTGTGAGCGCTGGCCCCCCTACACTGCACGGATCTACGCCGCTGGTTTCGATGCTTCCAGCAACATCTTCCTTGGA GTGGAGAACGAGTCCAATGTGCTTCGGGATGGCTCCCTTATCGACCTGTGTGGGGCGACCCTCCTGTGGCGCACTCCAGCTGGCCTCCTTCGGGCGCCCACCCTGAAGCAGCTGGAGGCCCAGAGGCAGGAGGCTAATGCGGCCCGTCCCCAGTGCCCCGTGGGGCTCAGCACCCTGGCTTTCCCCAGTCCGGCCCGAGGCCGAGATGTTCCCGACAAGCAGCAGCCATGGGTGTATGTACGCTGTGGTCACGTCCACGGCTACCACAGCTGGGGCTGCCGGCGGGAGCGGGGTCCACAGGAGCGCGAGTGCCCCCTGTGCCGCCTGGTGGGGCCCTATGTGCCCTTGTGGCTGGGCCAAGAGGCAGGGCTGTGTCTGGACCCTGGGCCCCCAAGCCATGCCTTTGCACCCTGTGGCCACGTTTGCTCCGAGAAGACGGCCCGCTATTGGGCCCAGACCCCGCTGCCCCACGGCACCCATGCCTTCCATGCCGCCTGTCCCTTCTGTGGGGCCTGGCTCACGGGGGAGAACGGCTGTGTCCGCCTTATCTTCCAGGGCCCGCTGGACTAG
- the PELI3 gene encoding E3 ubiquitin-protein ligase pellino homolog 3 isoform X1, with the protein MVLEGSTDVGTPGSLGLRQTSAKAPRILPAPPPDTLLLGKEPVKYGELIVLGYNGSLASGDKGRRRSRLALSRRPQANGVKPDVVHHISTPLVSKALSNRGQHSISYTLSRSHSVIVEYTHDNDTDMFQIGRSTENMIDFVVTDTTPGGVAGEGPAAQSTISRYACRVICERWPPYTARIYAAGFDASSNIFLGERAAKWRTPDGLMDGLTTNGVLVMHPAGGFSEGSMPGVWREISVCGNVYTLRDSRSAQQRGKLVENESNVLRDGSLIDLCGATLLWRTPAGLLRAPTLKQLEAQRQEANAARPQCPVGLSTLAFPSPARGRDVPDKQQPWVYVRCGHVHGYHSWGCRRERGPQERECPLCRLVGPYVPLWLGQEAGLCLDPGPPSHAFAPCGHVCSEKTARYWAQTPLPHGTHAFHAACPFCGAWLTGENGCVRLIFQGPLD; encoded by the exons ATGGTGTTGGAAGGCAGCACTGACGTGGGGACCCCAGGATCCCTGGGCCTCCGGCAGACCAGCGCCAAAGCCCCCCGAATCCTTCCCGCTCCTCCTCCGGACACTTTGCTGCTGGGCAAGGAGCCTGTCAAATATGGGGAACTCATCGTGCTGGG CTACAACGGGTCCCTGGCCAGCGGAGACAAGGGCCGCCGCCGCAGCCGCCTGGCGCTGAGCCGCAGGCCCCAGGCCAACGGGGTGAAGCCCGACGTGGTCCACCACATCTCCACCCCCCTCGTGTCCAAA GCGCTGAGTAACCGGGGCCAGCACAGCATCTCCTACACGCTGTCCCGGAGCCACTCGGTCATCGTGGAGTACACCCACGACAATGACACGGACATGTTCCAG ATCGGCCGCTCTACGGAGAACATGATCGACTTCGTGGTCACCGACACGACCCCCGGGGGAGTAGCCGGGGAGGGCCCCGCTGCCCAGAGCACCATCTCGCGGTACGCCTGCCGGGTCATCTGTGAGCGCTGGCCCCCCTACACTGCACGGATCTACGCCGCTGGTTTCGATGCTTCCAGCAACATCTTCCTTGGA GAGCGGGCAGCCAAGTGGCGGACTCCCGACGGGCTGATGGACGGCCTGACCACCAATGGTGTTCTGGTGATGCACCCTGCCGGCGGCTTCTCCGAGGGCTCCATGCCTGGTGTCTGGAGGGAAATCTCCGTCTGCGGAAACGTGTATACTCTGCGGGATAGCCGCTCTGCCCAGCAGCGGGGGAAGCTG GTGGAGAACGAGTCCAATGTGCTTCGGGATGGCTCCCTTATCGACCTGTGTGGGGCGACCCTCCTGTGGCGCACTCCAGCTGGCCTCCTTCGGGCGCCCACCCTGAAGCAGCTGGAGGCCCAGAGGCAGGAGGCTAATGCGGCCCGTCCCCAGTGCCCCGTGGGGCTCAGCACCCTGGCTTTCCCCAGTCCGGCCCGAGGCCGAGATGTTCCCGACAAGCAGCAGCCATGGGTGTATGTACGCTGTGGTCACGTCCACGGCTACCACAGCTGGGGCTGCCGGCGGGAGCGGGGTCCACAGGAGCGCGAGTGCCCCCTGTGCCGCCTGGTGGGGCCCTATGTGCCCTTGTGGCTGGGCCAAGAGGCAGGGCTGTGTCTGGACCCTGGGCCCCCAAGCCATGCCTTTGCACCCTGTGGCCACGTTTGCTCCGAGAAGACGGCCCGCTATTGGGCCCAGACCCCGCTGCCCCACGGCACCCATGCCTTCCATGCCGCCTGTCCCTTCTGTGGGGCCTGGCTCACGGGGGAGAACGGCTGTGTCCGCCTTATCTTCCAGGGCCCGCTGGACTAG